The following are from one region of the Streptomyces sp. NBC_01304 genome:
- a CDS encoding Gfo/Idh/MocA family protein has product MTARVLLVGAGEVGAKHLHALGQIEGAQVAGIADPAPSTIVAAGWRRFDDWQTALAALRPHLVTVATPPGTALKIARTAAATGAYVLVEKPAALDAAQLAPQPGDERVFVGFQPHFAPGLAELLHKPPVVEHAEVTLVCRRDRPYYRGWRTQYATAGGVLHQQAIHGLALAVRLMNTSAISACTAARTHTRDWAETEDRIDADVRFETGATLKVRARVDSDAPPHHHVILHLADGQRLVVRGRNLEAGLGPEAAAPDHQILRQHMYRALLAATEQPAMPHPCLYPLSALRRLLEVITHVYDSARPVPAAA; this is encoded by the coding sequence ATGACCGCTCGGGTACTGCTCGTGGGCGCGGGCGAGGTCGGCGCCAAGCACCTTCACGCCCTCGGACAGATCGAGGGCGCCCAGGTGGCAGGGATCGCCGACCCCGCCCCCAGCACGATCGTCGCGGCGGGATGGCGGCGGTTCGACGACTGGCAGACCGCGCTCGCCGCCCTGCGTCCCCACCTGGTCACCGTCGCCACCCCGCCAGGCACCGCTCTGAAGATCGCCCGCACCGCGGCCGCGACCGGCGCGTACGTCCTGGTCGAGAAGCCAGCCGCGCTCGATGCCGCGCAACTGGCGCCCCAACCGGGCGATGAGCGGGTGTTCGTCGGGTTCCAGCCGCACTTCGCCCCCGGCCTCGCCGAGCTGCTGCACAAGCCCCCCGTCGTCGAGCACGCCGAGGTGACGCTGGTGTGCCGCCGGGACCGGCCCTACTACCGCGGCTGGCGCACCCAGTACGCCACCGCCGGAGGCGTCCTGCACCAGCAGGCCATCCACGGCCTCGCCCTTGCCGTGCGCCTGATGAACACCAGCGCCATCTCCGCGTGCACGGCCGCCCGCACCCACACCCGGGACTGGGCGGAGACCGAGGACCGCATCGACGCCGACGTTCGCTTCGAGACCGGCGCCACGCTCAAGGTCCGAGCCCGCGTGGACAGTGACGCGCCCCCGCACCATCACGTGATCCTGCACCTGGCCGACGGCCAGCGCCTGGTGGTCCGCGGGCGCAACCTCGAAGCCGGACTCGGCCCCGAGGCGGCCGCGCCCGATCACCAGATCCTGCGCCAGCACATGTACCGGGCCCTGCTGGCCGCCACCGAGCAGCCCGCCATGCCCCATCCCTGCCTGTACCCGCTGTCGGCGCTGCGGCGCCTATTGGAGGTCATCACCCATGTCTACGACAGCGCCCGCCCCGTCCCGGCTGCCGCATGA
- a CDS encoding sugar phosphate isomerase/epimerase family protein, whose amino-acid sequence MHGHLVLNPDELGADPVAGMDLAVALGIGRLEIRSAYGANALLLADEQLLHIRELADERELTVAALASPLWKWCRPEAATGQVDSFGFPTRVPASERTQWIDRALHVAQLLGTERVRIFSHLKVEHGPQDALLGDRLLTYALDQADRANVRLLLENEPVCTIATAHPLLEVLRRHDRLRLWLDLGNLHEVGQADAGTVAELAPYVDYVHIKDFIPGHEGWKDFVAAGAGHVPYSRLLPVLEQVRPGLPYALETHVRDDPAAALREGAAFLRTATSGTRT is encoded by the coding sequence ATGCACGGTCACCTCGTGCTCAACCCGGATGAACTCGGAGCAGACCCGGTGGCGGGAATGGATCTCGCGGTTGCCCTGGGTATCGGGCGGCTGGAGATCCGGTCCGCCTACGGGGCCAACGCCCTCCTGCTCGCCGATGAACAGCTCCTTCACATCCGGGAGTTGGCCGACGAGCGAGAGCTGACGGTGGCCGCGCTGGCCTCCCCGCTATGGAAGTGGTGCCGCCCCGAGGCGGCCACGGGACAGGTGGACAGCTTCGGCTTCCCCACCCGAGTTCCAGCCTCCGAACGGACCCAGTGGATCGACCGGGCGCTGCACGTCGCGCAACTGCTGGGCACCGAGCGGGTCCGGATCTTCTCCCACCTGAAGGTCGAACACGGCCCCCAGGACGCGCTCCTGGGGGACCGGCTGCTCACCTACGCCCTGGACCAGGCCGACCGGGCCAACGTGCGCCTGCTGCTGGAGAACGAACCAGTGTGCACGATCGCCACGGCCCACCCGCTGCTCGAGGTACTGCGGCGTCATGACCGGCTGCGGCTCTGGCTCGACCTGGGCAACCTGCACGAGGTCGGCCAGGCCGATGCCGGCACGGTCGCCGAGCTCGCCCCGTACGTCGACTACGTCCACATCAAGGACTTCATCCCCGGTCATGAGGGGTGGAAGGACTTCGTCGCGGCCGGCGCCGGACACGTCCCCTACTCCCGGCTGCTGCCCGTCCTGGAACAGGTCCGTCCCGGGCTGCCGTACGCGCTGGAAACCCACGTCCGCGACGACCCCGCGGCCGCGCTGCGCGAGGGCGCCGCCTTCCTGCGCACCGCGACCTCCGGAACGCGGACATGA
- a CDS encoding helix-turn-helix domain-containing protein, whose translation MPPDLWEREELRVALAVRPPDIRTVFKTVRKYTGASQTTVGALVGLAQSDVSEIERGEREVQTFEVLDRIAAGLNIPPDLLHSSPDTSFTQPDAAERFSAVARTTATRVRTGPEQALEDDVRRRKLMTGALGLSLGILANPTAASAATGAPTGALELSLFEPAPAEPVTVRDLTVALAHARAAFTDAHYAALGQALPGLIAAAEATRDASSGRQREYAHACVARSYILATELAVKEHSEAAWVTADRSLTAARSSGDAQVVSEAARVVAITMRRAGRSRAAVDFLHRTALSVTENPRTPDASALAAQTCLLLTAAYTAACGRQRGEALDLLDHAEETAGRIPAGHPQLGLLTIAASPAECAMYRISVHNALGTPDEAVGAARTITAEQLSSTERVARWMTETTRMWHKMGDDQRAYAGLRALDRVAPEELRRPAMKAFTADMLYSPQHLPGFKDFAIRTGAVAA comes from the coding sequence GTGCCCCCCGATCTGTGGGAGCGAGAAGAGCTCCGCGTCGCACTGGCCGTGCGCCCGCCGGACATCCGGACGGTGTTCAAGACCGTCCGGAAGTACACCGGCGCGAGCCAGACCACCGTCGGTGCCCTGGTGGGCCTGGCCCAGTCCGATGTGAGCGAGATCGAGCGCGGTGAGCGCGAAGTTCAGACCTTCGAAGTCCTCGACCGCATCGCCGCCGGCCTGAACATCCCCCCAGATCTCCTGCATTCCTCCCCGGACACGTCATTCACTCAACCGGATGCGGCCGAGCGCTTCTCCGCCGTCGCACGCACCACGGCCACTAGGGTGAGGACCGGACCCGAGCAGGCGCTGGAGGACGATGTGCGACGTCGCAAACTGATGACCGGCGCCCTGGGCCTGAGCCTCGGCATTCTGGCCAACCCGACCGCAGCGTCCGCGGCAACCGGCGCCCCGACCGGGGCTCTGGAACTGTCCCTGTTCGAGCCTGCACCGGCCGAGCCGGTCACCGTCCGCGATCTCACCGTGGCCCTCGCGCACGCCCGCGCCGCATTCACCGACGCCCACTACGCCGCCCTCGGCCAGGCCCTGCCCGGGTTGATCGCTGCGGCCGAAGCCACCCGCGACGCCTCGTCCGGGCGGCAGCGGGAGTACGCCCACGCCTGCGTCGCCCGTTCCTACATTCTGGCCACCGAACTCGCGGTCAAGGAACATTCGGAGGCCGCCTGGGTCACCGCCGACCGGTCGCTCACCGCGGCCCGGTCCAGCGGAGATGCCCAGGTCGTCAGCGAAGCCGCGCGGGTCGTCGCCATCACCATGCGACGTGCCGGCCGCAGCCGCGCTGCTGTCGACTTCCTGCACCGCACCGCCCTGTCCGTCACCGAGAACCCGCGGACACCCGACGCTTCCGCGCTCGCAGCGCAGACCTGCCTCCTGCTCACCGCGGCCTACACCGCCGCGTGCGGGCGCCAGCGCGGCGAAGCCCTCGACCTGCTCGACCACGCCGAGGAGACCGCGGGCCGCATCCCGGCCGGCCATCCTCAACTCGGGCTGCTCACCATCGCCGCGAGCCCTGCCGAGTGCGCCATGTACCGGATCAGCGTCCACAACGCCCTCGGCACCCCGGACGAGGCCGTCGGCGCCGCGCGCACGATCACGGCCGAGCAGCTGTCCAGCACGGAGCGCGTCGCCCGGTGGATGACCGAGACCACACGCATGTGGCACAAGATGGGCGACGACCAGCGCGCGTACGCGGGCCTGCGCGCCCTGGACCGTGTGGCGCCGGAGGAACTGCGGCGACCGGCGATGAAGGCCTTCACCGCGGACATGCTGTACTCGCCCCAACACCTTCCCGGTTTCAAGGATTTCGCGATCCGTACCGGCGCGGTCGCAGCCTAG
- a CDS encoding DNA polymerase Y family protein, translated as MSKAPRSILHLCLHNIGPADGELYDQVLALVRDVTPQVMALPPDAIAVDLTGALRFWDRDAAGIAALIRLRALALLGVETTAAAGPSRMVSAMAAAVTPPGETTVIGHDPAEIRAFLRPRATASLWGVGPTTARALSQYGLHTIGDVADTPLLTLQRILGGSVGRALHERAHGRDDRLVVPEPVAQSASASHRFARDELEPAQHRRALLELAGQLGSRLRSEAQAAKGIAIEIRYADRSTTSRSRTLAEATNHTVVLARSAYDLYETLGLQRARVRAISLKAEGLRAAELSSRQLTFDQGVDKALLVEAVADRARRRYGADVIKPAALAVTRRPARH; from the coding sequence GTGTCCAAGGCCCCGCGCAGCATCCTCCACCTGTGCCTGCACAACATCGGCCCCGCCGACGGCGAACTGTACGACCAGGTCCTTGCCCTGGTCCGCGATGTCACCCCGCAGGTGATGGCTCTTCCCCCGGACGCCATTGCGGTCGACCTCACTGGCGCGCTGCGCTTCTGGGACCGGGACGCGGCAGGCATAGCGGCCCTTATCCGGCTGCGTGCCCTCGCCTTGCTCGGAGTCGAGACGACCGCGGCCGCGGGCCCTTCCCGAATGGTGTCGGCCATGGCGGCCGCCGTCACCCCACCCGGTGAGACGACCGTGATCGGCCACGACCCCGCGGAGATCCGCGCGTTCCTGCGGCCCCGGGCCACCGCCTCGCTGTGGGGCGTCGGGCCCACGACCGCCAGGGCGCTTTCCCAGTACGGTCTCCATACCATCGGCGACGTCGCGGACACCCCGCTCCTCACCCTGCAGCGAATCCTCGGCGGCTCTGTCGGCCGTGCCCTGCACGAACGTGCTCATGGACGCGATGACCGCCTCGTGGTGCCCGAGCCAGTTGCGCAATCCGCAAGTGCCTCGCACCGTTTCGCACGCGACGAACTCGAGCCTGCTCAACACCGGCGGGCTCTGCTGGAGCTGGCCGGCCAACTCGGCAGTCGGCTCAGATCGGAAGCACAAGCGGCCAAGGGCATCGCCATCGAGATTCGCTACGCGGACCGCTCCACCACGTCCAGGAGCCGGACACTGGCCGAGGCCACCAACCACACCGTGGTCCTGGCCCGCTCCGCGTACGACCTCTACGAGACACTCGGCCTCCAACGAGCCCGCGTCCGGGCCATCTCTCTGAAGGCCGAGGGACTGCGCGCCGCCGAACTCTCCAGCCGTCAACTCACCTTCGACCAAGGCGTCGACAAGGCGCTCCTCGTTGAGGCGGTCGCGGACCGCGCACGACGGCGGTACGGAGCCGACGTGATCAAACCTGCGGCCCTAGCCGTCACCCGGCGGCCAGCACGTCACTAG
- a CDS encoding DNA polymerase III subunit alpha, which translates to MEGLGHLHVHSGYSARYGASSPDQLVARAAELAIPALALTDRDTVAGTVRFAKACARHGVRPIFGVDLAVAPVAHAARPTRPRTPVRGGAHVTEPPLRITLLAKEADGWAQLVRLVSAAHADQEAAFPIASWEALRAHIGGGLMVLLGPASEPARALSAGRADLAEQLLTPWRDVAGENLRLEAVSYGLSGLGPGSRRLAGHTLRLGDRAGVPVVLSNAARYATAGQHRLADVLDAARLLRPIPRKGPVDCGERYLKDATAMRRIAEEVAAAADAPARRAEQLLEETVQTAEACRVDPVRDLGLGRPHFPEPQVVGAGREPGDGMRLLRQRCEAGMVARGLDRDEHAMAQLNYELKIIGDMHFEGYFIAVAQVVADVRAMGIRVAARGSGAGSMVNHALFVATADPLKNRLLFERFLSPRRTSLPDIDLDVESARRLEVYDAIFKRFGSARVAVTGMPETYRARHALRDTGLALGLEPQTVDRIAKAFPHVRACDIPSALRELPELQQLAAEAEQFGPLWELAAGLDGLPRGYAMHPCGVIISNASLLDRLPVQPTPAGYPMLQADKVDVEDLGLLKLDVLGVRLQSAMAHAVGEIRRTTGRQLDLDSPDHVDLADEATFELIRSGRVLGCFNIESSGQQDLISRLQPQNLADIVADISLFRPGPVASGMPERFINARHRREEPHYPHPDLVPIMDDTYGVVIWHEQLIMIFVQLTGCDRAAGDVARRALADPNRLPRVETWFRQAATARGYSTTVTDEVWADVREFGAYGFCRAHALAFAVPAIQSAWLKTHHPAAFFAGVLEHDPGMWSRRILVQDARRQGVEILPVDVSASHTTYRVEQTAQGWGVRLALSTVRGISDAEAARIEAGQPYFSLQDLWQRARPSLPLAQRLIQIGALGELQGTLNRRDLLLQATELHRQSRNRTAADGQLPLGGDLVAAEATGLPEMTSRETLSAELEVLSVDLTHHLLEHHHRLLRELGATDAKHLQGLHHGQPVLVAGVKAATQTPPIPSGKRVIFATIEDVSGLVDLAFFEDSHTCAKTVFHSSLLLVRGTVEARRGNRRTVIGAMAWDLDEIAAIRRDHGPQAALDALGRATPAPTPAQTADTGRTLRDGTAGAKLHPGSDLQPAGLRSADLRHLSHRSPGSAG; encoded by the coding sequence ATGGAGGGCCTGGGCCACCTGCATGTCCATTCCGGCTATTCGGCGCGGTACGGCGCTTCCTCCCCCGACCAGCTGGTCGCCCGCGCCGCGGAGCTCGCCATTCCCGCGCTCGCGTTGACCGACCGCGACACCGTCGCCGGTACGGTGCGCTTCGCGAAGGCATGCGCCCGCCACGGGGTGCGCCCCATCTTCGGCGTGGACCTGGCCGTCGCCCCCGTCGCCCACGCAGCGCGGCCTACGCGGCCGCGCACCCCCGTCCGCGGCGGCGCCCACGTCACCGAACCCCCGCTGCGCATCACTCTGCTCGCGAAAGAAGCCGACGGCTGGGCGCAGCTGGTCCGGCTGGTCTCTGCCGCGCACGCCGACCAGGAGGCCGCCTTCCCGATCGCATCCTGGGAAGCCCTGCGCGCACACATCGGCGGCGGGCTGATGGTGCTGCTCGGTCCCGCCTCGGAGCCGGCGCGGGCGCTCTCCGCCGGCCGCGCGGACCTCGCCGAACAACTGCTGACCCCCTGGCGGGACGTCGCGGGCGAGAACCTGCGCCTCGAAGCGGTGTCCTACGGACTGTCCGGCCTGGGTCCGGGATCGCGGCGGCTGGCCGGCCACACCCTGAGGCTGGGCGACCGGGCCGGCGTCCCCGTGGTGCTGAGCAACGCAGCCCGGTACGCCACCGCCGGCCAGCACCGGCTCGCCGACGTCCTGGACGCCGCCCGGCTGCTGCGCCCCATCCCGCGCAAGGGTCCCGTCGACTGCGGCGAGCGCTACCTCAAGGACGCGACCGCGATGCGCCGGATCGCCGAGGAAGTCGCCGCGGCCGCAGACGCACCCGCCCGGCGCGCCGAGCAACTGCTGGAAGAGACCGTCCAGACCGCCGAAGCCTGCCGAGTCGATCCGGTCCGGGATCTGGGGCTGGGCCGGCCGCACTTTCCCGAACCGCAGGTAGTGGGGGCCGGCCGGGAGCCGGGAGACGGGATGCGGCTGCTGCGCCAGCGCTGCGAGGCCGGGATGGTCGCCCGCGGCCTGGACCGCGACGAGCACGCGATGGCCCAACTGAACTACGAACTCAAGATCATCGGGGACATGCACTTCGAGGGCTACTTCATCGCGGTCGCCCAAGTCGTCGCGGACGTCCGGGCGATGGGAATCCGCGTGGCCGCGCGCGGCTCGGGCGCCGGCTCCATGGTCAACCACGCCTTGTTCGTCGCCACCGCCGATCCCCTCAAGAACCGGCTTTTGTTCGAACGGTTCCTGTCCCCGCGGCGGACCTCGCTGCCCGACATCGACCTGGACGTGGAGTCGGCCCGCCGGCTCGAGGTGTATGACGCGATCTTCAAGAGATTCGGGAGCGCACGCGTCGCGGTCACCGGGATGCCCGAGACGTACCGGGCTCGACACGCCCTGCGGGACACCGGCCTCGCCCTGGGGTTGGAGCCGCAGACCGTCGACCGGATCGCGAAGGCCTTTCCGCACGTCAGGGCCTGCGACATTCCCAGCGCCTTGCGAGAGCTGCCCGAACTGCAGCAACTCGCGGCGGAAGCCGAGCAGTTCGGACCTCTGTGGGAGCTCGCGGCGGGCCTCGACGGTCTTCCGCGCGGGTACGCCATGCACCCCTGCGGCGTGATCATCTCCAACGCGTCGCTCCTGGACCGACTGCCCGTCCAGCCCACCCCAGCCGGATATCCCATGTTGCAAGCCGACAAGGTCGACGTCGAGGATCTCGGGCTCCTGAAGCTTGATGTGCTCGGCGTGAGACTCCAATCGGCGATGGCGCACGCAGTCGGCGAGATCCGCCGCACCACCGGCCGCCAGCTCGACCTCGACTCGCCCGACCACGTCGACCTCGCCGATGAGGCGACCTTCGAGCTCATCCGCAGCGGGCGAGTCCTGGGCTGCTTCAACATTGAGTCGAGCGGGCAGCAGGACCTCATCTCGCGGCTGCAGCCGCAGAACCTCGCGGACATCGTCGCCGACATCAGTCTTTTCCGTCCGGGACCCGTCGCGAGTGGGATGCCCGAACGGTTTATTAACGCACGTCACAGGCGTGAGGAGCCGCACTATCCGCACCCCGACCTCGTGCCGATCATGGACGACACGTACGGCGTCGTGATCTGGCACGAGCAACTAATCATGATCTTCGTGCAGTTGACCGGATGCGACCGTGCCGCCGGCGACGTCGCCCGCCGGGCCCTGGCCGACCCCAACCGCCTCCCCAGGGTCGAGACATGGTTCCGGCAGGCCGCCACCGCCCGCGGCTACAGCACCACCGTGACCGACGAAGTCTGGGCGGACGTCCGCGAGTTCGGGGCATACGGATTTTGTCGGGCACACGCTCTTGCCTTCGCCGTGCCCGCCATCCAGTCCGCATGGCTCAAGACGCACCACCCGGCCGCCTTCTTCGCCGGCGTACTGGAGCACGACCCCGGCATGTGGAGCCGGCGCATCCTGGTCCAGGACGCCCGACGGCAGGGCGTCGAGATCCTGCCCGTCGACGTCAGCGCCTCCCACACCACCTACCGCGTGGAGCAGACCGCGCAGGGCTGGGGAGTACGCCTGGCCCTGTCCACGGTCCGCGGCATCAGCGATGCCGAAGCGGCCCGGATCGAGGCCGGCCAGCCCTACTTCTCGCTTCAGGACCTGTGGCAGCGCGCCCGCCCCTCCCTCCCGCTCGCCCAGCGCCTGATCCAGATCGGCGCCCTCGGAGAACTGCAGGGCACCCTGAACCGCCGGGACCTCCTGCTCCAGGCCACCGAACTGCACCGCCAGTCCCGCAACCGCACCGCCGCGGACGGACAACTGCCCCTCGGAGGCGACCTCGTGGCCGCCGAGGCCACCGGCCTGCCCGAGATGACCAGCCGCGAGACCCTGTCCGCCGAACTCGAGGTCCTCAGCGTCGACCTCACCCACCACCTCCTCGAGCACCACCACCGCCTGCTGCGCGAACTCGGCGCCACCGACGCCAAACACCTGCAGGGCCTGCACCACGGACAGCCGGTTCTCGTCGCGGGCGTCAAGGCCGCCACCCAGACCCCGCCCATCCCCTCAGGCAAAAGAGTCATATTTGCCACAATTGAGGATGTTTCAGGGCTTGTTGATCTGGCCTTCTTCGAGGACTCTCACACCTGCGCCAAGACCGTTTTCCACTCCAGCCTGCTGCTCGTGCGCGGGACGGTCGAAGCTCGGCGCGGCAACCGGCGCACCGTCATCGGCGCCATGGCCTGGGACCTCGATGAGATCGCCGCGATCCGCCGCGACCATGGACCCCAGGCCGCGCTCGACGCCCTGGGCCGCGCCACCCCGGCGCCCACGCCCGCCCAAACCGCGGACACCGGGCGGACGTTGCGGGACGGCACCGCTGGAGCGAAACTGCACCCCGGCTCCGATCTCCAGCCTGCCGGGCTCCGCTCGGCGGACCTGCGCCACCTCTCGCACCGCAGTCCCGGTTCGGCAGGGTGA
- a CDS encoding ATP-dependent DNA ligase — protein sequence MEFPVALALAQAVQTLPTAPGLWYEPKADGHRVALWREEDGVRLQARSGRDVTDVWSDLARAGMQLEPGTILDGEAVVYRDGKIDFSAAQARAASSPTRARLLARQLPASYAVWDILAHAELGDVRMRPYVERRALLLEVLEDVGPPIQALPTTPDPKTALLWYEALQDQGVEGLVIKPGASVYRTTGRVWQKLRHAETVDVPVVGYTGPPARPRAIVVQLPDGRIALSQALTAPVAAQVAAYLMAAGPPGRARTDAGDPYRTAPAGLLVEALAGTTRHAVVTVTRVR from the coding sequence GTGGAGTTTCCCGTGGCGCTCGCGCTCGCCCAGGCCGTGCAGACGCTCCCGACCGCGCCCGGGCTCTGGTACGAGCCGAAAGCGGACGGTCACCGGGTCGCGCTGTGGCGGGAGGAAGACGGCGTGCGGCTGCAGGCCCGCTCCGGCCGGGACGTCACGGATGTCTGGAGCGATCTGGCTCGCGCCGGGATGCAGCTGGAGCCGGGGACGATTCTCGACGGGGAGGCCGTGGTCTACCGCGACGGGAAGATCGACTTCAGCGCGGCGCAGGCGCGTGCCGCGTCCTCCCCCACCCGGGCCCGTCTGCTCGCGCGGCAGTTGCCGGCGTCGTACGCGGTCTGGGACATCCTGGCCCACGCCGAGCTCGGCGATGTACGGATGCGCCCCTATGTGGAGCGCCGTGCCCTCCTGCTCGAGGTGCTCGAGGACGTCGGCCCGCCGATCCAGGCTCTGCCCACCACCCCCGATCCGAAGACCGCGCTGCTCTGGTACGAGGCGCTGCAGGACCAGGGCGTGGAGGGTCTCGTGATCAAGCCGGGGGCGTCGGTGTACCGGACCACCGGCCGGGTGTGGCAGAAGCTGAGGCATGCGGAGACCGTGGATGTGCCGGTGGTCGGCTACACCGGTCCGCCCGCCCGGCCGCGGGCGATCGTGGTGCAGCTGCCGGACGGGCGGATCGCGCTGTCGCAGGCGCTGACCGCGCCGGTGGCCGCTCAGGTCGCGGCGTACCTGATGGCGGCAGGCCCGCCCGGCCGCGCGCGTACGGACGCGGGCGATCCGTACCGCACCGCTCCCGCGGGACTGCTGGTCGAGGCGCTCGCCGGCACCACGCGGCATGCGGTGGTGACGGTCACCCGGGTGCGCTGA
- a CDS encoding ComF family protein, producing the protein MSQYALPEPLGFPNCRRCAYLINGTPRICGACAGKTLQPIPDDHCLICSQALAPGRACVNTLCGWPEGRERRARSITRIDAVAQYSGTFAAYLRIFKETPGYEFLAAIFGRLLIGWMETHPHLVHDIDLVVGNPTHADRKPLQHIEAIMGAAYAEDTAERWPLTTPNDPLLVKAGTTEASKDRGFVGKEEAAWNHRLAIRGTPALSSAIQDRRVLLIDDVCTTGIQLNYIAGGLLNSGAREVRGLVLARVPWKF; encoded by the coding sequence GTGAGCCAGTACGCCCTTCCCGAGCCCCTCGGATTTCCCAACTGCCGCCGCTGCGCCTACCTCATCAACGGCACGCCCCGCATCTGCGGAGCCTGCGCCGGCAAGACGCTGCAGCCGATCCCGGACGACCACTGCCTGATCTGCAGCCAGGCCCTCGCCCCCGGCCGCGCCTGCGTGAACACGCTGTGCGGATGGCCCGAAGGCCGCGAGCGCCGAGCCCGCAGCATCACCCGCATCGACGCCGTCGCCCAGTACAGCGGCACCTTCGCCGCCTACCTGCGCATCTTCAAAGAGACACCCGGGTACGAGTTCCTCGCCGCAATCTTCGGCCGCCTGCTCATCGGCTGGATGGAAACCCACCCGCACCTGGTCCACGACATCGACCTCGTCGTCGGCAACCCGACCCACGCCGACCGCAAACCCCTCCAGCACATCGAAGCGATCATGGGCGCGGCGTACGCCGAGGACACCGCCGAGCGCTGGCCGCTGACCACCCCCAACGACCCCCTCCTGGTGAAGGCCGGAACCACCGAGGCATCCAAGGACCGCGGGTTCGTGGGCAAGGAAGAGGCCGCCTGGAACCACCGTCTGGCCATTCGCGGCACCCCGGCGTTGAGCTCAGCAATTCAAGACCGGAGGGTCCTGCTGATCGACGACGTCTGCACCACCGGCATCCAGCTCAACTACATCGCCGGCGGCCTGCTGAACTCCGGCGCCCGCGAAGTGCGCGGCCTGGTCCTCGCCCGCGTCCCCTGGAAATTCTGA
- a CDS encoding DNA-processing protein DprA — protein sequence MNLSQEQENLLTLCALRHEDHTLDWHLLARTSQSPAGLEALLNGDIPEESTAARRCLPILRGALAEGLDDARARAETELEAAEKAGAELVTVIDAHYPDNLRLVPNLPPFLFHRGPLQPTDARSVAVVGTRNATDIGLKRAARMARGLVEHDVAVFSGLAKGVDAAAHQATLDAQGRTVAVMGTGIAARIYPAENRPLADRILAEGGALLSQFWPTSPPAKWTFPRRNVVTSGATMGSVVIEASSTSGAKMQARIAAEHGKQVFLLRSLATAQPWARKMLDEHRATEVTDLDDVLQRLTTPERIHQASQQRIQLALAVL from the coding sequence ATGAACCTCTCTCAAGAGCAGGAGAACCTGCTCACGCTGTGTGCCCTACGGCACGAGGACCACACGCTCGACTGGCACCTGCTCGCTCGCACCAGCCAGAGCCCCGCAGGCCTCGAAGCCCTCCTCAACGGCGACATTCCCGAGGAATCCACTGCCGCCCGCAGGTGCCTGCCGATCCTGCGCGGTGCCCTGGCCGAGGGCCTCGACGACGCCCGCGCCCGCGCCGAGACGGAACTCGAGGCCGCCGAGAAGGCAGGCGCCGAGCTGGTCACCGTCATCGACGCGCACTACCCGGACAATCTGCGTCTGGTCCCGAACCTGCCCCCGTTCCTCTTCCACCGCGGTCCACTCCAGCCAACCGACGCGCGCTCGGTCGCCGTCGTAGGCACCCGCAACGCCACCGACATCGGCCTCAAACGCGCCGCCCGCATGGCCCGTGGCCTCGTCGAGCACGACGTTGCGGTCTTCTCCGGGCTCGCCAAGGGAGTCGACGCCGCCGCCCACCAGGCCACCCTCGACGCGCAGGGCCGCACCGTCGCGGTCATGGGCACCGGCATCGCCGCGCGCATCTACCCGGCGGAGAACCGGCCCCTGGCCGACCGCATCCTCGCCGAAGGCGGCGCCCTGCTCTCCCAGTTCTGGCCGACCAGTCCACCGGCCAAGTGGACCTTCCCGCGCCGCAACGTCGTCACCTCCGGCGCGACCATGGGCTCCGTCGTCATCGAGGCTTCCAGCACCTCCGGCGCCAAAATGCAGGCCCGCATCGCCGCCGAGCATGGCAAACAGGTCTTCCTGCTCCGCTCCCTGGCCACCGCCCAGCCCTGGGCCCGCAAGATGCTCGACGAGCACAGAGCAACCGAGGTCACCGATCTCGACGACGTCCTCCAGCGCCTGACCACCCCCGAGCGGATTCACCAGGCCAGCCAGCAGCGCATCCAGCTCGCGCTGGCGGTGCTGTGA